From one Amphiura filiformis chromosome 13, Afil_fr2py, whole genome shotgun sequence genomic stretch:
- the LOC140168412 gene encoding uncharacterized protein, producing the protein MGRRGGGSGSRSVGRSHSSGSARRHSVSRSLGHGHGHSAASASKAARIVKTNHRKGIAYEKKVATALKRSNVIKTSSVKTQVPTKNHGRADIVARTKSGKKIVVEAKNFRGNPLMKDNVKQVKGYGKALNAQPVIAASKTTTVPSTVKQFANRNNVPIMKK; encoded by the coding sequence ATGGGGCGAAGAGGTGGTGGTAGTGGTTCCCGATCCGTTGGTAGATCGCATTCTTCAGGCAGTGCACGGCGACACTCCGTGTCTCGTTCTTTAGGCCATGGACATGGACACTCCGCAGCCAGCGCCAGTAAAGCTGCAAGAATTGTGAAGACCAATCACCGCAAAGGTATTGCATACGAAAAGAAGGTCGCTACTGCACTCAAACGCTCCAACGTCATAAAAACCAGCAGCGTCAAGACGCAAGTTCCTACTAAAAATCATGGTCGCGCTGATATTGTGGCTCGTACCAAATCTGGTAAGAAGATTGTGGTGGAAGCGAAGAATTTCCGTGGTAATCCATTAATGAAGGACAACGTCAAACAGGTGAAAGGATACGGGAAGGCTCTCAATGCTCAACCAGTGATAGCAGCGTCAAAGACCACAACCGTTCCCTCTACTGTAAAGCAGTTTGCCAACAGAAATAATGTGCCCATTATGAAGAAGTAA
- the LOC140167711 gene encoding uncharacterized protein: MIQQLTAGLRDKSKITQAQYDHLRPSGEVIPRLYATPKIHKPNNPFRPIVDYTGSIGYNTSRALADIINPIVGTTEHHVKNSYDLAEELSGVMIEENEQFISHDVVSLFTNVPIDECLDIIRERLEKDPDLKKRTLLEVEDIMSLMKFVLTTTYFTFRGTIYKQKFGAAMGSPVSPLTANIFMEWLEQQAILTAPLECKPRVWKRYVDDVLEIVKRDTAETLTAHLNQVDTTSSIKFTYEVEQDQQIPFLDTLIVRKPDKYWR, encoded by the coding sequence atgatccaacagctgaccgCTGGTTTACGAGATAAATCCAAGATCACGCAAGCTCAGTATGACCACTTAAGACCTTCGGGGGAAGTGATCCCTAGGTTGTACGCCACGCCGAAGATCCACAAGCCCAATAACCCGTTTAGACCCATCGTGGATTACACGGGAAGCATAGGCTACAACACGTCCAGAGCCTTAGCTGATATTATCAATCCGATCGTAGGTACCACAGAGCATCATGTAAAGAATTCTTATGATCTCGCAGAAGAATTAAGCGGTGTTATGATAGAGGAGAATGAGCAATTTATTTCTCATGATGTCGTCTCATTATTTACAAACGTTCCTATTGACGAATGCCTTGATATTATACGCGAGAGACTAGAAAAAGATCCTGATCTTAAAAAACGCACGCTACTTGAGGTTGAAGACATTATGTCTTTAATGAAGTTTGTCTTAACAACCACTTACTTCACCTTCCGGGGCACCATTTATAAACAAAAATTTGGTGCAGCGATGGGTTCACCAGTTAGTCCTCTTACAGCCAACATCTTTATGGAGTGGCTTGAGCAACAAGCAATCCTCACTGCTCCCCTAGAGTGCAAACCCCGCGTATGGAAACGCTATGTGGATGACGTGCTAGAAATTGTTAAAAGAGACACGGCTGAAACGCTGACGGCACATCTTAACCAAGTTGACACCACATCCAGTATTAAATTCACGTATGAAGTAGAACAAGATCAACAAATCCCATTCCTAGACACGCTCATAGTACGGAAACCTGACAAATATTGGCGATAA